A DNA window from Hevea brasiliensis isolate MT/VB/25A 57/8 chromosome 2, ASM3005281v1, whole genome shotgun sequence contains the following coding sequences:
- the LOC110650368 gene encoding uncharacterized protein LOC110650368: MESPPHSPQGSPLQVTPLAMQAPNPDSPPQQTPPPPPTSTYKRRIRSKLTRPMASAPPLTKCKDPPTTPLSEPAPKNPKTSATSRQGVSVSTSTPQAKSPSSSKKQTSAATQVSKLPWPLLDATHKATFKRLKDRKVQPTMYISADALQSFGLFDNVVAYLDGLG, from the coding sequence ATGGAATCACCTCCCCATTCCCCTCAAGGCTCTCCTCTCCAAGTCACGCCCCTAGCAATGCAGGCCCCCAATCCCGATTCTCCTCCACAACAAACCCCTCCACCACCTCCCACATCCACCTATAAGAGGAGAATCCGGTCGAAATTAACCCGACCCATGGCCTCTGCACCACCTCTCACAAAATGCAAAGACCCACCTACCACTCCACTTTCAGAGCCTGcacccaaaaaccccaaaacttcAGCTACCTCACGACAAGGGGTTAGCGTTTCTACCTCTACCccacaagccaaatcaccctccTCTAGCAAAAAGCAAACTTCAGCAGCAACACAGGTATCCAAACTACCTTGGCCCCTTCTTGATGCAACCCACAAGGCAACTTTTAAGAGACTAAAGGACAGGAAAGTGCAACCCACTATGTACATTTCTGCAGATGCCCTCcaatcatttggtttatttgataatgttgttGCCTACCTTGATGGTTTAGGTtag